A single window of Micrococcaceae bacterium Sec5.1 DNA harbors:
- a CDS encoding zinc-binding dehydrogenase, with amino-acid sequence MQGVLFKGDRKLELREFPDPSPGPDEVVVEVRASGMCGSDLHEYRKPQGQTPKAIAGHEPAGVVVAAGDLVPASWIGRRVMIHHYIGCGRCDQCRTGWTHMCREEHRALGYAVNGGHANYIKVPFSIVMPLPDGLSFEAAAAISCGTGTAWGALEMINLRGDDTIAIFGQGPVGLSATQLATALGAKVIALDIEPHRLERSREFGAAETINPLEVGSVREAVLDLTGGLGVTKSLETSGAPIATNQALQVLGLWSTLCWVGRGAPLQVDMTELLSKQVTAKTSWTLSTEQMGRLADFVLDRGIAVDALFTDRWKLSEAVKAYEWFDRQSSGKGVIVP; translated from the coding sequence ATGCAAGGAGTTCTATTCAAGGGAGACCGCAAACTCGAGTTGCGGGAATTTCCGGATCCAAGCCCCGGACCCGATGAGGTCGTCGTCGAAGTCCGCGCGTCGGGAATGTGCGGATCAGACCTACACGAGTACCGAAAACCACAGGGCCAGACGCCGAAAGCGATCGCCGGACACGAACCCGCCGGCGTCGTCGTGGCCGCCGGCGATCTGGTGCCGGCGTCGTGGATAGGGCGCCGGGTGATGATCCACCACTACATCGGTTGCGGACGCTGCGACCAGTGCCGGACGGGCTGGACCCACATGTGCCGTGAGGAACACCGTGCGCTCGGATACGCCGTGAACGGGGGGCACGCCAACTACATCAAGGTGCCGTTTTCGATCGTGATGCCTCTGCCTGACGGCCTGTCCTTCGAAGCCGCCGCCGCCATCAGCTGCGGCACGGGAACTGCGTGGGGGGCACTCGAAATGATCAATCTGCGCGGCGACGACACCATCGCCATCTTCGGGCAGGGACCGGTAGGTCTCTCCGCTACCCAGTTGGCCACCGCGCTCGGAGCCAAGGTCATCGCGCTCGATATCGAGCCGCACCGGCTGGAACGTTCTCGTGAGTTTGGCGCGGCCGAAACCATCAATCCGCTCGAGGTCGGCTCCGTCCGGGAGGCAGTTCTCGACCTCACCGGAGGCCTCGGCGTGACGAAAAGCCTTGAGACATCAGGTGCGCCGATCGCTACCAACCAGGCGCTTCAGGTGCTGGGCCTCTGGAGTACCCTGTGCTGGGTGGGGCGGGGAGCTCCGCTACAGGTCGACATGACAGAACTGCTTTCAAAGCAAGTAACGGCCAAGACTTCGTGGACGCTCTCGACAGAGCAGATGGGCCGGTTGGCAGACTTCGTCCTTGACCGCGGCATCGCCGTCGACGCACTCTTTACGGATCGCTGGAAACTGAGCGAGGCAGTGAAGGCCTACGAATGGTTCGACCGCCAGAGCAGCGGCAAGGGCGTTATCGTCCCCTGA
- a CDS encoding alcohol dehydrogenase catalytic domain-containing protein, with amino-acid sequence MRATLMYGPGDVRVENVPDSVIKHPTDALVRVTASCICGSDLHPYHSMSPVNGPARMGHEFIGIIEDIGSAVTTLKKGDLVVSPFAISDNTCEYCREKMHTSCSHHEAGFWDTIPDEGGQAEAARVPLADGTLVKLPVAVDSALIPSLLTLADVLGTGHHAAHAGGVNKGTNVTVIGDGAVGLMAVLAAKRLGAEQIILMGRHKARTDLGLDFGATDVVSARGDEGIAQVRDLTGGHGTHVVLEAVGHMPAYDQAVGVVRPGGIISRVGVPQYEEGPIGFGSLFRHNIKLTGGPAPVRAYIDELLPEILNGTIEPGKVFDVTTNMDGVPQGYKDMDERRSLKILIQP; translated from the coding sequence ATGCGTGCAACCTTGATGTACGGCCCTGGTGACGTCCGGGTCGAGAACGTCCCGGACTCCGTCATCAAGCATCCTACAGATGCGCTGGTCCGAGTGACTGCGTCGTGCATCTGCGGCAGCGACCTGCACCCATACCACTCCATGTCCCCTGTAAACGGGCCCGCCCGGATGGGTCATGAGTTCATCGGCATCATCGAGGATATCGGCTCAGCAGTGACCACGCTGAAGAAAGGTGACCTCGTGGTCTCCCCGTTCGCTATCTCCGACAACACCTGTGAGTACTGCCGCGAAAAGATGCACACATCCTGTTCGCACCACGAGGCAGGCTTTTGGGACACCATCCCGGACGAAGGTGGCCAGGCCGAGGCAGCGCGTGTCCCACTGGCGGACGGAACCCTCGTCAAGCTGCCAGTCGCCGTCGACTCAGCCCTCATCCCATCCCTGCTGACCCTCGCGGACGTCCTTGGCACTGGCCACCACGCCGCCCATGCAGGCGGCGTCAACAAGGGCACCAACGTCACAGTGATCGGTGATGGGGCGGTCGGGCTGATGGCCGTGCTGGCCGCTAAACGTCTAGGCGCCGAGCAGATCATTCTCATGGGCCGGCACAAAGCCCGCACTGACCTCGGCCTCGATTTCGGCGCCACTGATGTTGTTTCCGCCCGCGGTGACGAAGGCATCGCGCAGGTCCGTGACTTGACCGGCGGCCACGGCACCCACGTGGTCCTTGAAGCGGTCGGACACATGCCGGCCTATGACCAGGCAGTGGGCGTCGTCCGCCCCGGCGGCATCATCAGCCGGGTTGGCGTCCCGCAGTACGAGGAAGGTCCCATTGGGTTCGGCAGCCTGTTCCGGCACAACATCAAACTCACTGGAGGACCCGCACCGGTGCGGGCATACATTGACGAGCTGCTGCCCGAAATTCTCAACGGCACCATAGAACCGGGCAAAGTATTTGACGTCACCACCAACATGGACGGCGTTCCTCAGGGATACAAGGACATGGACGAGCGCAGGAGCCTCAAGATCCTCATCCAACCCTGA
- a CDS encoding 2-dehydropantoate 2-reductase, which produces MKICIYGAGAVGGHIAGRLAGSDAEVSLIARGEQLAAIQQNGLRVETRDGTLLSHPVATDQPAGLGLQDIVIVTVKAPALPAIAEHVASLLHRDSLVLFVMNGIPWWYFHSHGGTLDGTRLRRLDPTGALWDHIGPERAAGAVAYTACSVIAPGVIRAENAVNRLIIGCPDGKPDARLDILASLLNPSGLEVTITSKIRDAVWAKLVMNLIGGSLGVVTASAMKDVLDKPAVAGTAKAMADEGVAIARALGCDPGDPDKGLSKLATSSHLQSIAQDLLAGRPMEIDGLFRVPLDLAELVQVPTPNLDLVIELATQRARAAGLYHDTSR; this is translated from the coding sequence ATGAAAATCTGCATATACGGTGCCGGAGCCGTCGGTGGGCATATCGCCGGGCGGCTCGCCGGAAGTGACGCCGAGGTCTCGCTGATCGCCCGCGGTGAACAGCTTGCCGCCATCCAACAGAATGGTTTGCGGGTAGAAACCCGCGACGGGACACTCCTCTCCCACCCGGTCGCCACCGACCAGCCCGCCGGCCTTGGCCTCCAGGACATTGTCATCGTCACGGTCAAGGCCCCGGCCCTGCCAGCCATCGCCGAGCACGTCGCTTCCCTGCTCCACCGCGACAGCCTGGTGCTGTTCGTCATGAACGGCATCCCTTGGTGGTACTTCCACTCTCACGGCGGAACCTTGGACGGTACCCGTTTGCGACGGCTGGATCCCACCGGGGCACTCTGGGACCACATCGGCCCGGAACGCGCTGCGGGCGCCGTGGCCTACACTGCCTGCAGTGTAATCGCACCGGGAGTGATCCGTGCCGAGAACGCAGTCAACCGGCTGATCATCGGATGCCCCGACGGTAAGCCTGATGCAAGGCTCGACATACTGGCATCGCTCCTGAACCCCAGCGGCCTGGAGGTAACCATCACGTCGAAAATCCGCGACGCGGTCTGGGCCAAGCTGGTGATGAACCTGATCGGGGGTTCACTCGGCGTCGTTACCGCCTCGGCCATGAAGGACGTCCTTGACAAGCCAGCCGTTGCCGGCACCGCCAAGGCGATGGCCGACGAGGGTGTCGCGATTGCCCGCGCCCTCGGATGCGACCCAGGCGATCCTGATAAAGGATTGAGCAAGCTGGCGACATCCAGTCATCTTCAAAGCATCGCGCAGGACCTCTTGGCTGGTCGGCCCATGGAGATCGACGGACTGTTCCGGGTCCCGCTCGATCTGGCCGAACTAGTGCAGGTCCCCACCCCCAACCTCGATTTGGTGATCGAGCTCGCTACCCAGCGCGCACGCGCCGCTGGACTGTACCACGACACCAGTAGATGA
- a CDS encoding DUF6152 family protein: MAPLTLGIRAVRLAAASLSPRSCSKAYPAVAALAHHDFDDFDTARRNCIAGTVLEVRWSDLHSYFTVTLESDVPADTPELPLPEDLQAPDSGPINAAPPYSGSHEELRSPSPRRAIRAGGGLTALSSMVRGLVWVTTAAKHLLPRSHLGS; encoded by the coding sequence ATGGCACCTCTAACGCTTGGCATCCGTGCCGTCCGACTGGCCGCAGCGTCTTTGTCTCCGCGCTCATGCTCCAAGGCGTACCCTGCCGTGGCCGCGCTGGCGCACCACGACTTTGACGACTTCGACACCGCTCGCCGGAACTGCATTGCGGGCACCGTCTTGGAAGTCCGGTGGAGCGACCTACATTCCTATTTCACGGTGACCCTCGAAAGCGACGTTCCGGCTGACACCCCTGAGCTGCCTCTGCCCGAGGATCTTCAAGCTCCGGACAGCGGCCCGATCAACGCTGCGCCGCCCTACAGTGGTTCCCATGAAGAGTTGAGGTCACCGTCGCCCCGCCGGGCTATACGGGCAGGTGGGGGCCTGACCGCCCTCTCGTCGATGGTGAGGGGATTGGTTTGGGTGACGACCGCGGCCAAGCACCTTCTCCCCCGGTCACACCTCGGTTCATGA
- a CDS encoding aldolase/citrate lyase family protein — MNNEATPLLRNHAKEKLAKGETVYSMTVRLVRTVDIASIAYTAGFDSIYIDMEHSSFSLEAAGQICMACNHLGVTPLVRVPGLDPALIARVMDSGAMGIIVPDVESAAQARALVRAVKHAPLGERSLAGAAPQLNYRAYPPADVLRVLDESSMVVAMIESQTGLDAVEEIAAVDGLDMVLVGANDLSVGLGIAGQMDHPKVHDAYLRVIKACQANGVSVGIGGLGGWPDLIRQYLELGAGYVSTGNDITFLSTAATQKRQQFA, encoded by the coding sequence ATGAACAATGAAGCCACTCCCCTGCTGCGCAACCACGCCAAAGAGAAGCTGGCCAAGGGCGAGACCGTATATTCGATGACCGTCCGGCTGGTGCGGACCGTGGACATCGCATCCATCGCCTACACCGCTGGTTTTGACTCCATTTACATTGATATGGAGCACAGCAGCTTCTCCCTGGAAGCCGCAGGGCAAATTTGCATGGCCTGCAACCACCTCGGCGTCACCCCTCTGGTCCGCGTCCCCGGCCTGGACCCTGCACTCATCGCCAGAGTTATGGACTCCGGCGCCATGGGCATCATCGTGCCAGACGTGGAATCGGCCGCCCAGGCACGCGCCCTCGTCCGCGCAGTGAAGCACGCGCCCCTTGGGGAACGCTCCCTCGCCGGCGCCGCCCCGCAGCTGAACTACCGGGCGTACCCGCCCGCCGACGTCCTCCGGGTGCTTGATGAGTCCTCGATGGTCGTCGCAATGATCGAGTCCCAGACGGGACTCGACGCCGTCGAAGAAATTGCCGCCGTGGACGGCCTCGACATGGTCCTCGTGGGAGCGAATGACCTTAGCGTCGGGCTTGGGATCGCCGGACAGATGGACCACCCCAAGGTGCACGATGCCTACCTGCGAGTCATTAAGGCCTGCCAGGCGAATGGAGTTTCGGTGGGAATCGGCGGCCTTGGTGGTTGGCCGGACCTGATCCGCCAATACCTCGAACTCGGTGCCGGTTACGTATCGACCGGGAACGACATCACCTTCCTCAGCACTGCAGCAACACAAAAACGTCAGCAGTTCGCGTAG
- a CDS encoding MFS transporter produces the protein MVTRKDMPARVPGIGLGLTLLFAFVGGVGVGNLYWAQPLLGIIAAELGVGPGAAGLLVTLSQVGYALGVFFVVPLGDTMQRKRLIPAIMICCSLSLVGCALAPDFALLLSTLALVGFTNVAGQMLLPLAGDLATDAQRARVLGTVASGLLSGILLSRLVSGMVADVLGWRMIYVLASGTILVLAVIMWFAIPVLKPRERLSYGRLLHSVLQVAFWYRQARVIPLFGASLMCVFTAFWTGLTLLLSAPPFAFQSSHVGLVSLLGVLGIIGARFTGRVYDRGWAVPAIGIGLIVALVGIACAGFGGASIVAILIAVSLLSVGTQSVLVLLQTMMVSIDPAARSRLNTVHIVSNFIGGALGSTLTALLWQVGQWTAVMACSALVIIFALTLWLRHRKRGLAASTKQIEGVESPKQQCQDRPCQRRAESSVI, from the coding sequence TTGGTCACCCGCAAAGACATGCCCGCCAGAGTTCCGGGGATCGGCCTGGGCTTAACCCTTCTCTTTGCCTTCGTTGGCGGCGTCGGCGTAGGAAACCTGTACTGGGCCCAACCGCTTCTGGGAATCATAGCTGCAGAGCTAGGAGTCGGGCCAGGCGCGGCCGGGCTGCTCGTCACCCTGTCGCAAGTCGGCTATGCGCTCGGCGTGTTCTTCGTTGTGCCGCTCGGCGACACCATGCAGCGGAAGCGCCTGATCCCGGCCATCATGATCTGCTGTTCCCTGTCATTGGTGGGCTGCGCGTTGGCACCCGACTTCGCTCTTCTTTTGTCAACTCTTGCCCTGGTTGGCTTCACCAATGTTGCCGGTCAAATGCTGCTGCCGCTCGCCGGTGACCTGGCCACGGATGCGCAGCGCGCACGCGTACTCGGGACGGTGGCTTCCGGGCTTTTATCGGGCATCCTGCTTTCCCGATTAGTTAGCGGTATGGTGGCGGACGTCTTGGGATGGCGCATGATTTACGTTTTGGCGTCAGGGACGATTCTGGTTCTTGCCGTCATCATGTGGTTCGCAATTCCAGTCCTCAAGCCCAGGGAGCGGCTATCCTACGGCCGGCTCCTCCACTCGGTTCTCCAGGTGGCTTTTTGGTATCGGCAGGCCAGGGTGATCCCACTCTTTGGAGCGTCGTTGATGTGCGTATTCACCGCATTCTGGACTGGGCTCACGCTGTTGCTGTCTGCGCCTCCGTTCGCCTTCCAGTCATCACACGTTGGCCTGGTGAGCCTGCTCGGGGTCCTGGGAATCATCGGCGCCCGGTTCACTGGACGGGTATATGACCGCGGGTGGGCGGTGCCTGCCATCGGCATTGGGTTAATTGTTGCCTTGGTGGGGATCGCTTGCGCCGGTTTCGGCGGCGCGTCCATCGTCGCCATACTTATTGCTGTTTCATTACTCTCCGTCGGCACCCAATCCGTACTAGTGCTCCTCCAAACGATGATGGTCTCGATTGACCCCGCCGCACGCAGCCGCCTAAACACGGTCCACATTGTCAGCAATTTCATTGGCGGTGCCCTCGGTTCAACCCTGACCGCTCTACTTTGGCAGGTCGGCCAGTGGACGGCGGTCATGGCGTGCTCTGCACTCGTCATCATTTTTGCGCTCACATTATGGCTTCGCCACAGAAAGCGGGGCCTCGCCGCCTCCACTAAACAGATCGAGGGAGTTGAGTCGCCGAAGCAACAATGCCAGGACAGACCGTGCCAGCGGCGGGCCGAATCAAGTGTTATTTGA
- a CDS encoding aldo/keto reductase, whose protein sequence is MRTVPLGPTGSLAPNIVAGMMRIRDNSDEDIRELYTTAREAGIDFFDHADLYGGEPHTCERRFASALKLSTTEREQITLQTKTGIVAKEWHYDSSYEHIVTSAEESLEALGTDYIDVLLLHRPDALVEPEEVARAFDHLESSGKVRAFGVSNHTPRQIDLLKTAVTQPIVANQLQLSLTHSTIIAQGLSANMTGKDDSISRDGGGVVDYARINKITLQAWSPFQKGFQDGVFFGSLDYPELNAELDRLAAEYGVTPTAIATAWITRHPAGFQVVLGSTTPQRIRDAADGSDIPLTRGEWYGLIQAAGHNVP, encoded by the coding sequence ATGCGCACCGTTCCCCTTGGGCCAACAGGCAGCCTCGCGCCCAACATCGTGGCGGGCATGATGAGGATCAGGGATAACTCCGACGAGGACATCCGTGAGCTGTACACCACAGCCCGGGAGGCCGGTATCGACTTCTTCGACCACGCCGACCTGTACGGCGGAGAACCGCACACGTGTGAGCGACGATTCGCCTCGGCCCTGAAACTGAGCACGACCGAACGCGAACAAATCACTCTGCAAACGAAGACTGGCATCGTCGCGAAGGAGTGGCATTATGACTCCTCCTACGAACACATCGTGACCTCCGCGGAAGAGTCGCTGGAAGCCCTCGGAACCGACTACATTGACGTGCTGCTACTGCACCGACCCGACGCGCTCGTCGAGCCCGAGGAGGTCGCCCGCGCATTTGACCACCTGGAATCCAGCGGTAAAGTCCGTGCGTTCGGGGTCTCGAACCACACGCCGCGGCAGATCGATTTGCTTAAGACGGCGGTGACGCAGCCGATCGTCGCGAACCAGTTACAGCTGTCACTCACCCACTCCACGATCATCGCGCAGGGCCTGTCAGCGAACATGACAGGTAAGGATGACTCGATCAGCCGTGACGGAGGAGGCGTCGTCGACTATGCCCGCATCAACAAAATAACCCTGCAGGCATGGTCACCTTTTCAGAAGGGATTTCAAGACGGCGTGTTCTTCGGCTCCCTGGACTATCCAGAGCTGAATGCCGAACTCGACCGGCTCGCGGCCGAGTACGGCGTCACACCGACCGCTATTGCCACCGCCTGGATCACCCGCCACCCGGCCGGCTTCCAGGTAGTCCTTGGTTCTACCACTCCCCAGCGCATTAGGGACGCGGCGGACGGCTCTGATATCCCACTGACCCGGGGCGAGTGGTACGGACTCATCCAAGCAGCCGGGCACAACGTACCCTGA
- a CDS encoding MFS transporter produces the protein MKKPKTEIRPHQRLLGGAIGSVVEIFDFSVYALTAPALAIHFFPKGDPAAALLATFAVFAAAFFARPLGGVLFGILGDRLGRMRILSLTVLMMGGATLLTGLLPSYAAIGIAAPILLVVCRLVQGLSLGGESSGGYTYVIESAPDNKRGKWIGIVIFALYVPTAFLSLMIVGISGAMGDSAYMDWGWRVPFVIGGVIAGIGFWLRLRLDDPEEFEAAAAGKVTVKDTLRGLAQSWKSIGRILLLQAPQTAAAYLVIGYMFTFVVTYGHLSQFQAQLTTGASVLLLACLGPVFGSISDRFGRRPVLAAGFIWLVLLAYPAFALASNGTVIGALLGQCLLAIGVSLINSAFFVIAVEVFPTRVRYAGHGLAFNLAAAIFGGTTPLVATALVTQFGTPVAPAFYAIGLAVTLGLAGFLLTPETRHVSLRHSLLGDPKNSASHSSPEVDPSVAAPAVPNSSDSTNSRHLAP, from the coding sequence ATGAAAAAACCTAAGACCGAAATTCGCCCACATCAGCGACTTCTGGGCGGGGCCATCGGCAGCGTCGTCGAGATATTTGACTTCTCGGTGTACGCACTGACGGCCCCGGCGCTCGCGATTCATTTCTTTCCCAAGGGCGATCCGGCCGCGGCGCTGCTTGCCACGTTTGCGGTCTTCGCTGCAGCGTTCTTTGCCCGGCCACTCGGGGGTGTACTTTTCGGCATCCTCGGCGATCGTCTTGGCCGAATGCGTATTCTGTCTTTGACGGTCCTGATGATGGGCGGCGCTACACTGCTGACCGGGTTGCTCCCCTCGTACGCGGCGATTGGCATCGCTGCTCCGATCCTGCTCGTGGTCTGCCGCCTCGTACAGGGACTGTCATTGGGCGGTGAGTCCTCCGGCGGCTACACCTATGTCATCGAATCCGCCCCCGACAACAAGCGTGGGAAGTGGATCGGCATCGTTATCTTTGCCCTCTACGTCCCGACCGCGTTCCTGTCGCTGATGATCGTTGGCATCAGCGGTGCAATGGGAGACTCCGCCTATATGGACTGGGGATGGCGCGTGCCGTTCGTTATTGGTGGCGTAATCGCTGGGATCGGCTTCTGGTTGAGGTTGCGCCTCGATGACCCTGAGGAGTTTGAAGCTGCGGCGGCCGGGAAGGTCACTGTCAAGGACACGCTGCGCGGCCTTGCCCAGTCGTGGAAGTCAATCGGCCGGATTCTCCTGCTTCAGGCTCCGCAGACGGCAGCGGCCTACTTGGTTATCGGGTACATGTTCACGTTCGTCGTGACGTACGGCCACCTTTCCCAGTTTCAAGCGCAGCTGACCACTGGAGCTTCAGTCCTGCTCCTGGCCTGCCTCGGGCCTGTCTTCGGCAGCATCAGCGATCGTTTCGGACGCAGGCCCGTGCTCGCTGCGGGGTTTATCTGGCTGGTGCTGTTGGCATATCCGGCATTCGCTCTGGCTTCCAATGGCACGGTGATCGGTGCCCTCCTTGGACAATGCCTCTTGGCGATCGGTGTTTCTCTCATCAATTCGGCGTTCTTCGTTATCGCGGTCGAGGTCTTCCCGACCCGAGTGCGGTACGCCGGGCACGGGCTGGCCTTCAACCTCGCCGCGGCCATCTTCGGAGGAACGACCCCGCTCGTCGCCACGGCCCTTGTGACCCAATTCGGTACCCCCGTCGCCCCCGCGTTCTATGCAATCGGGCTCGCCGTGACGCTTGGCTTGGCAGGTTTCCTTCTCACGCCGGAAACACGTCACGTGAGCCTGCGCCACTCTTTGCTCGGCGACCCCAAGAACAGTGCGAGTCACTCATCCCCGGAAGTTGATCCATCCGTGGCGGCACCGGCTGTTCCGAACTCGTCGGACAGCACCAACAGCAGGCACTTGGCTCCGTGA
- a CDS encoding aldehyde dehydrogenase → MTNHDSVFIGGDWVAPATRDRIEVVSPWSEDVIATVPSGSREDVDRAVAAARQALDAGPWPSMSLAERVAILKRLRELLVEHSEELAQLITAEMGCPITQSRNIQVVNPIGILDAYLETAETYPFRSVRRSANGQALVTRAPVGVVAAVVPWNVPASLTVQKIVPALLAGCTVVLKPAPETPLDAYFMARLLSEAGLPPGVVNVVPADRAVSEYLVSHPGVNKVTFTGSSVAGRRIAEISAQDLRRVTLELGGKSAAVILNDADLDAAVSALRIGSFRNSGQVCSLKTRLLVPSRLEDEFLDRLNALIDTMPVGDPRDEATQIGPLVSARQRERVEGYIASGIAEGARLVRGGGRPSGLEKGWFVEPTVFTRVGPDATIAQEEIFGPVVSVIPYETEDEAIAIANNSNYGLNGSVFTSDIERGLRLAGLMQTGTVELNGNPAGFRAPMGGVKQSGLGREFGPEGIDAYIELKSIGISKEVADSLQ, encoded by the coding sequence ATGACAAACCACGATTCGGTATTTATCGGGGGTGACTGGGTAGCACCAGCAACACGGGACCGTATCGAGGTGGTCTCTCCGTGGAGCGAGGACGTTATCGCCACGGTGCCTTCCGGCTCCCGCGAGGACGTCGACCGGGCGGTGGCCGCCGCTCGTCAGGCCCTCGACGCCGGGCCGTGGCCCTCAATGTCTCTGGCAGAACGGGTGGCGATCCTGAAACGGTTGCGCGAACTCCTCGTTGAGCACAGCGAGGAGCTCGCCCAGCTTATTACGGCTGAGATGGGATGTCCGATCACGCAGTCCCGCAACATCCAGGTCGTCAATCCCATTGGCATTCTCGACGCGTACCTCGAGACTGCGGAGACGTATCCATTCCGCAGTGTGCGCCGTTCAGCTAACGGCCAGGCGCTCGTCACGCGCGCGCCGGTGGGCGTGGTGGCGGCTGTAGTGCCGTGGAACGTACCCGCCTCGCTGACTGTGCAGAAGATCGTCCCGGCGCTGCTGGCGGGCTGCACCGTTGTACTCAAGCCGGCGCCGGAGACTCCGCTGGACGCCTACTTCATGGCTCGACTGCTCTCAGAGGCCGGCCTGCCGCCAGGGGTTGTGAACGTTGTGCCCGCCGACCGCGCGGTCAGCGAGTACCTCGTCTCGCACCCCGGCGTGAACAAGGTGACGTTCACTGGGTCGAGCGTCGCCGGCCGGCGGATCGCCGAAATCTCCGCCCAGGACCTGCGACGGGTGACGCTGGAACTCGGAGGCAAATCGGCCGCTGTCATCCTCAACGATGCCGACCTGGATGCGGCCGTGTCAGCCCTGCGCATCGGATCGTTCCGAAATAGTGGACAGGTCTGCAGCCTCAAGACCCGGCTCCTGGTGCCCTCGCGGCTCGAGGACGAGTTCCTTGACCGCCTGAACGCATTGATCGACACCATGCCGGTCGGTGACCCGCGGGACGAGGCCACCCAGATCGGGCCCCTCGTAAGCGCCCGCCAGCGTGAGCGGGTTGAGGGGTACATTGCATCCGGCATCGCGGAAGGTGCGCGGCTCGTCCGGGGCGGCGGGCGGCCTTCCGGCCTGGAGAAGGGGTGGTTTGTCGAGCCGACGGTCTTCACCAGGGTCGGCCCCGACGCCACCATCGCCCAGGAGGAAATCTTCGGACCCGTGGTATCGGTCATCCCGTATGAGACCGAGGATGAAGCCATCGCCATCGCCAACAACTCCAACTACGGCCTCAACGGGTCGGTTTTCACATCGGACATCGAGCGCGGTTTGCGCTTAGCTGGCCTGATGCAGACCGGAACTGTGGAGCTGAACGGGAATCCGGCAGGGTTCCGCGCCCCGATGGGCGGCGTGAAGCAGAGCGGGCTCGGCCGCGAGTTCGGCCCGGAAGGCATCGACGCCTACATCGAACTGAAATCAATCGGAATCTCAAAGGAAGTCGCCGATTCCCTGCAGTAA
- a CDS encoding IclR family transcriptional regulator, whose amino-acid sequence MSAELERGLQAIELMSQAPRGLTFTDIAEGLETSKGPTHRLISELVRLGYVRIDEFGRYHLTLKLTSHALHYLELIPLVDLAGPLLEDLAMASGELARLNLVDGNHLVRVSKAQGRQSGLKYDPLHVHGGNIPLASTASGLLLLSGLPDDEAAMRLQAEGFAPSDEYGSAAPRSLEEALEILHRARKVGYLYLPNIFEEGIAALAYPIRAAGSTDIVGVLTVSGPSFRFTEQAAQGVLPVMEKIADELGRIPLADMLGSYVPTR is encoded by the coding sequence ATGAGTGCGGAACTGGAGCGCGGACTGCAGGCGATAGAGCTGATGAGCCAGGCGCCACGCGGGCTCACTTTCACTGACATTGCCGAGGGTTTGGAGACTTCCAAAGGCCCCACGCACCGGCTCATCAGTGAGCTGGTACGTCTGGGATATGTGCGAATCGACGAGTTTGGACGTTACCACCTGACGCTGAAACTTACGTCTCACGCCCTGCACTACCTCGAACTAATCCCGCTGGTGGACCTGGCGGGCCCCCTGCTGGAAGACCTCGCGATGGCCAGCGGGGAACTCGCGCGGCTGAACCTTGTAGACGGAAACCATCTTGTACGCGTCAGCAAGGCCCAGGGCAGGCAGTCCGGCCTGAAGTACGATCCCCTTCATGTTCACGGCGGCAACATTCCCCTTGCCTCCACGGCCAGCGGTTTACTCCTGCTTAGCGGCCTCCCCGACGACGAAGCTGCGATGCGTTTACAGGCAGAGGGTTTCGCGCCCTCGGACGAGTACGGCTCTGCTGCGCCCCGCAGCCTCGAAGAGGCCCTGGAGATACTGCACAGGGCACGGAAGGTTGGCTACCTGTACCTACCCAACATCTTTGAGGAAGGCATTGCGGCCCTTGCCTATCCTATCCGAGCGGCCGGCAGCACTGATATCGTCGGCGTACTCACCGTATCCGGACCCAGCTTCCGCTTCACCGAACAGGCAGCCCAAGGCGTGCTGCCTGTCATGGAGAAAATCGCCGACGAACTCGGACGCATACCTTTGGCAGACATGCTCGGATCCTACGTCCCCACCCGGTAG